A single Betaproteobacteria bacterium DNA region contains:
- a CDS encoding aminoacyl-tRNA hydrolase, whose amino-acid sequence MKLVAGLGNPGRKYQATRHNAGFWWVERLAESAHVALRAEARVHGRVGRLAPPRGTAWLLMPETFMNHSGRAVAALANFYRIAPHEILVVHDELDLPPGTARLKKGGGSGGHNGITDVAACLGSKDFWRLRIGIGHPGVRDAVIDYVLCPPRAEERDPIDAAIARSLELWPLMAEANMEAAMLKLHTKEAKT is encoded by the coding sequence ATGAAGCTCGTCGCGGGCCTCGGCAATCCGGGGCGAAAGTATCAGGCAACGCGCCATAACGCCGGCTTCTGGTGGGTCGAGCGGCTGGCCGAGTCGGCGCACGTGGCGCTGCGCGCCGAGGCGCGAGTCCACGGCCGTGTCGGGCGGCTTGCCCCGCCGCGCGGAACCGCCTGGCTGCTCATGCCGGAGACCTTCATGAATCATAGCGGACGCGCGGTTGCGGCCCTGGCGAATTTCTATCGGATCGCGCCGCACGAAATCCTCGTCGTGCACGACGAGCTCGATCTTCCGCCGGGCACGGCCAGGCTGAAGAAGGGCGGCGGCAGCGGCGGCCACAACGGCATCACCGATGTCGCGGCGTGCCTGGGCAGCAAGGACTTCTGGCGATTGCGCATCGGCATCGGCCATCCGGGCGTGCGCGATGCGGTCATCGACTACGTGCTCTGCCCGCCGCGGGCGGAGGAGCGCGATCCAATCGACGCCGCGATCGCGCGCAGCCTCGAGCTGTGGCCCCTGATGGCCGAGGCGAACATGGAAGCAGCGATGCTCAAGCTGCATACGAAGGAAGCGAAGACATGA
- the ychF gene encoding redox-regulated ATPase YchF — MKCGIVGLPNVGKSTLFNALTKAGIAAENYPFCTIEPNVGMVEVPDPRLDRIAAIVRPEKVVPAITQFVDIAGLVAGASQGEGLGNQFLAHIRETDGIAHVVRCFADDNVVHVAGKIDPVSDIEVIHTELGLADLATVEKALARVIGRSKSGDKEAVRMATLLERVRAHLDAGKPARSLALDAAEVKLVQPLCLLTMKPTIYVANVDEHGFSDNALLERVGEFARAEGAPVLPVCASLEAEIAEMSDDDKRAFLADLGLQEPGLDRLVRAAYALLRLQTFFTAGPKEAKAWTAPIGATAPQTAGVIHTDFEHGFIRAEVIGYDDYIACNGEQGAKEAGKMRLEGKDYIVRDGDVVHFRFNV, encoded by the coding sequence ATGAAGTGCGGCATCGTCGGCCTGCCCAACGTCGGCAAGTCGACGTTGTTCAATGCGCTCACCAAGGCGGGCATCGCGGCGGAGAACTACCCGTTCTGCACCATCGAGCCGAACGTCGGCATGGTGGAAGTGCCCGATCCGCGGCTCGACCGAATCGCGGCGATCGTGCGGCCCGAAAAGGTGGTGCCCGCGATCACGCAATTCGTCGACATCGCCGGGCTGGTCGCCGGCGCCTCCCAAGGCGAGGGATTGGGCAACCAGTTTCTCGCCCACATTCGGGAGACCGACGGCATCGCGCACGTGGTGCGCTGCTTCGCCGACGACAATGTCGTGCACGTCGCGGGCAAGATCGATCCGGTCTCGGACATCGAGGTGATCCACACCGAGCTCGGATTGGCGGATCTCGCGACGGTGGAAAAGGCGCTCGCGCGCGTGATCGGCCGCTCGAAGTCCGGCGACAAGGAGGCCGTCCGGATGGCGACGCTGCTGGAGCGCGTGCGCGCGCATCTCGACGCCGGCAAGCCTGCGCGCAGCCTCGCACTCGACGCCGCGGAAGTAAAGCTCGTGCAACCGCTCTGCCTGCTCACCATGAAACCGACCATCTACGTGGCGAACGTCGACGAGCACGGCTTCTCCGACAATGCGCTGCTGGAGCGCGTTGGGGAATTTGCTCGGGCCGAAGGCGCGCCGGTGCTGCCGGTGTGCGCGTCGCTGGAAGCCGAGATCGCCGAGATGTCGGACGACGACAAGCGGGCTTTCCTCGCCGATCTCGGCTTGCAGGAGCCGGGACTCGATCGGCTCGTGCGCGCAGCCTATGCGTTGCTGCGCCTGCAGACGTTCTTTACCGCGGGACCCAAGGAGGCCAAGGCCTGGACAGCTCCGATCGGTGCAACCGCGCCCCAGACGGCCGGCGTCATCCATACCGACTTCGAGCACGGCTTCATCCGCGCCGAGGTGATCGGTTACGACGACTACATCGCCTGCAACGGCGAGCAGGGCGCCAAGGAGGCGGGCAAGATGCGCCTGGAAGGCAAGGACTACATCGTTCGCGACGGTGACGTCGTACACTTCCGCTTCAACGTCTAG
- a CDS encoding 30S ribosomal protein THX, which translates to MGRGDARTRKGKIFKGSYGKSRPHKAKKGAGQPAAKTPARRGS; encoded by the coding sequence ATGGGACGAGGCGACGCACGCACCCGCAAGGGCAAGATCTTCAAAGGCAGTTACGGCAAGAGCCGCCCGCACAAGGCGAAGAAGGGCGCCGGCCAGCCGGCTGCCAAGACACCCGCCCGGCGCGGCAGCTAG
- a CDS encoding EamA family transporter, with amino-acid sequence MSAPDARRAARHLWIGIALVLAASVGFSARGVLVKLAYPYGVDAVTLMTLRMIFALPFFVLMAILAGPPPTPMRRADLAMLIGLGFIGYYLSSYLSFLGLIYVPASLERLLLYLTPTLVVLMLTLVFKQRVRRHHVVALAMTYGGIMLVMGNSLVLAQEPQPLLIGGALVFCSALTYAAYLIGSGTIIPRLGSLRFTAYASGTACLFVIAQFTLTRELAALDLPLAVYLYGLAMAVVCTVLPTWMMAEGIGRIGASQAAIVSSIGPVSTIVLAALVLHEPITIVQVCGAALVLAGVWLVGARREPAPASAPKTA; translated from the coding sequence TTGAGCGCCCCGGACGCGCGCCGCGCGGCACGCCACCTCTGGATCGGGATTGCGCTGGTCCTGGCCGCCTCGGTCGGCTTTTCGGCGCGCGGCGTGCTGGTAAAGCTCGCGTATCCCTACGGGGTGGACGCGGTCACCTTGATGACGTTGCGCATGATCTTCGCCCTGCCCTTCTTCGTCCTGATGGCGATACTGGCCGGGCCACCGCCGACGCCGATGCGCCGCGCCGATCTGGCCATGCTGATTGGCCTGGGTTTCATCGGCTACTACTTGTCGAGCTATCTCTCATTCCTGGGCCTCATCTACGTGCCGGCGAGTCTCGAGCGTTTGCTGCTCTATCTGACGCCCACGCTGGTAGTTCTGATGTTGACCCTGGTCTTCAAGCAGCGGGTGCGCCGGCATCACGTCGTCGCGCTGGCGATGACCTACGGCGGCATCATGTTGGTGATGGGGAACAGCCTGGTACTGGCGCAGGAGCCGCAGCCGCTGCTGATCGGCGGCGCGCTCGTGTTCTGCAGCGCGCTCACGTATGCCGCCTACCTGATCGGCAGCGGTACGATCATCCCCCGGCTCGGATCGCTGCGCTTCACGGCCTACGCTTCGGGCACCGCGTGCCTGTTCGTGATCGCCCAGTTCACGCTCACGCGCGAGCTTGCGGCACTCGATCTGCCGCTGGCGGTATATCTCTATGGACTTGCGATGGCGGTCGTATGCACCGTATTGCCGACCTGGATGATGGCCGAAGGCATCGGGCGCATCGGCGCGAGCCAGGCGGCGATCGTGAGCTCCATCGGGCCGGTGTCGACGATCGTGCTGGCTGCCCTCGTCCTGCACGAGCCGATCACCATCGTGCAGGTGTGCGGGGCTGCGCTGGTGCTCGCGGGCGTATGGCTGGTCGGCGCCAGGCGCGAACCGGCGCCGGCCTCGGCCCCGAAGACGGCTTAG
- a CDS encoding DUF853 family protein — MSEPILIGKSEHELYLLPALANRHGLIAGATGTGKTVTLQRLAEGFSAIGVPVFVADVKGDLSGISQAGKPVPKIAERVAQLGLDPFPYRACPVVFWDVFGAQGLPVRATVSEMGPLLMARMLNLNATQQGVLTAVFKIADDSGLLLLDLKDLRAMLTFAGDNAAQFKTRYGNISTARVGAIQRGLLELEHQGGEAFFGEPALDIADLMQTDPDGRGIVNVLVADKLINAPKVYGVFLLWLLSELFENLPEVGDPDKPELVFFFDEAHLLFDDAPQALQDKIEQLVRLIRSKGVGVYFVTQNPLDVPETVLGQLGNRVQHALRAFTPRDEKAVKTAASTLRRNPKLDVERAITELAVGEALVSLLDEKGRPQVVERALIAPPGSRIGPAMAQERSTTLAASPIRAHYAQSLDRESAYERLNARQPATAPKTEAQTQTEESGGGSLLDQLGGIFGGGSESTRPTRSSGRSREGVLEAAAKSAARAMGSEMGRQILRGVLGSILGGSRRRR, encoded by the coding sequence ATGTCAGAACCGATCCTGATCGGCAAGTCCGAACACGAGCTGTATTTGCTGCCGGCGCTGGCCAACCGGCATGGCCTGATCGCGGGCGCCACCGGCACCGGCAAGACGGTGACGCTGCAGCGCCTGGCCGAGGGGTTCAGCGCGATCGGCGTGCCGGTGTTCGTGGCCGACGTGAAGGGCGATCTCTCCGGCATCAGCCAGGCGGGCAAGCCGGTCCCGAAGATCGCCGAGCGCGTGGCGCAGCTCGGCCTGGACCCGTTTCCGTATCGCGCCTGCCCGGTCGTATTCTGGGATGTGTTCGGCGCGCAAGGGCTACCGGTACGCGCGACTGTCTCGGAAATGGGGCCGTTGCTCATGGCCCGCATGCTCAATCTGAACGCGACCCAGCAGGGCGTGCTGACCGCGGTATTCAAGATTGCCGACGATTCCGGCTTGCTGCTGCTCGACCTGAAGGACTTGCGCGCCATGCTCACGTTCGCGGGCGACAATGCGGCGCAGTTCAAGACCCGTTACGGCAACATCTCGACCGCCCGCGTCGGCGCCATCCAGCGCGGTTTGCTCGAGCTCGAGCACCAGGGCGGCGAGGCGTTCTTCGGCGAACCGGCGCTCGACATCGCGGACCTGATGCAGACCGACCCCGACGGACGCGGCATCGTCAACGTCCTGGTCGCCGACAAGCTCATCAACGCGCCCAAGGTCTACGGCGTGTTCCTGCTGTGGCTGCTCTCGGAGCTGTTCGAGAACCTGCCCGAGGTGGGCGACCCGGATAAGCCCGAGCTCGTGTTCTTCTTCGACGAAGCCCACCTGCTATTCGACGATGCGCCGCAGGCGCTGCAGGACAAGATCGAGCAACTCGTTCGGCTCATCCGCTCCAAAGGTGTGGGCGTCTATTTCGTCACGCAGAATCCGCTCGACGTCCCGGAGACGGTGCTGGGGCAGCTCGGCAACCGGGTGCAGCATGCGTTGCGTGCCTTCACCCCGCGCGACGAGAAGGCGGTGAAGACGGCCGCGAGCACCCTGCGGCGCAATCCCAAACTCGATGTCGAGCGTGCCATCACCGAGCTCGCGGTGGGCGAAGCACTGGTTTCCCTGCTGGACGAGAAAGGACGGCCGCAAGTGGTGGAGCGTGCACTGATCGCCCCGCCGGGCAGCCGTATCGGCCCGGCCATGGCGCAGGAGCGCTCCACGACTCTGGCCGCCTCGCCGATCCGCGCGCACTACGCGCAAAGCCTCGACCGCGAGTCCGCGTACGAGCGGCTCAATGCACGCCAACCTGCCACCGCGCCGAAGACCGAAGCGCAAACCCAAACCGAAGAATCCGGCGGCGGCTCGCTGCTCGATCAGTTGGGTGGAATCTTCGGTGGCGGCAGCGAGAGCACCCGCCCCACCCGTTCCAGCGGCCGCTCGCGCGAAGGCGTGCTCGAAGCGGCGGCCAAGAGCGCCGCCCGGGCAATGGGCTCCGAGATGGGCCGCCAGATCCTGCGTGGCGTGCTGGGCTCCATCCTGGGCGGCAGCCGCCGGCGCCGTTGA
- a CDS encoding YebC/PmpR family DNA-binding transcriptional regulator — protein sequence MAGHSKWANIKHKKAAQDAKRGKVFTRLIKEITVAAKLGGADPNSNPRLRLAIDKAQDENMPKDNIERAIKRGTGDLEGVSYEEIRYEGYGIAGAAVMVDCLTDNRARTVAEVRHAFSKHGGNLGTDGSVAFLFKHCGQFVFAPGTNEDQLMEVALEAGAEDVVSNDDGSIEIIGAPHDFMALQAALEKNGFKPELAEITMKPTNETAMRGDDGAKMQRLLDALENIDDVQDVYTTAAIDE from the coding sequence ATGGCCGGTCACAGCAAGTGGGCGAACATCAAGCACAAGAAAGCCGCGCAGGACGCAAAGCGCGGCAAGGTGTTCACCCGTCTCATCAAGGAAATCACCGTTGCGGCGAAACTGGGCGGCGCCGATCCCAACTCCAATCCTCGACTGCGGCTTGCGATCGACAAGGCACAGGACGAGAACATGCCCAAGGACAACATCGAGCGCGCCATCAAGCGCGGCACCGGCGACCTCGAAGGCGTGAGCTACGAAGAAATCCGCTACGAGGGCTACGGCATCGCGGGTGCCGCCGTCATGGTCGATTGCCTCACCGACAATCGCGCGCGCACGGTGGCGGAAGTGCGACACGCGTTCAGCAAGCACGGCGGCAATCTCGGCACGGACGGCTCGGTCGCCTTCCTGTTCAAGCATTGCGGCCAGTTCGTGTTCGCGCCAGGGACGAACGAGGACCAGCTGATGGAAGTGGCGCTCGAAGCGGGCGCCGAGGACGTCGTGAGCAACGATGACGGCAGCATCGAGATCATCGGCGCGCCGCACGATTTCATGGCGCTGCAGGCGGCGCTGGAGAAGAACGGCTTCAAGCCGGAGCTGGCCGAGATCACCATGAAACCTACCAACGAGACCGCGATGCGGGGCGACGACGGCGCCAAGATGCAGCGCTTGCTCGATGCGCTGGAAAACATCGACGATGTGCAGGACGTCTATACGACTGCGGCGATCGACGAGTGA
- the ruvC gene encoding crossover junction endodeoxyribonuclease RuvC translates to MCRTSIRLRRSTSDRFRDAKANVIPAQAGIQDWRRLHPCSAVSIFPGLPPARERRQVRGPELETGIVPGAPITRILGIDPGLRTTGYGVLDRDGNRLVYVASGCVRSVGSELPVRLKSILEGLSEVIARHAPHQVAIEQVFVNVNPQSTLLLGQARGTAICAAVLSGLPVAEYTALQIKQAVVGTGHAAKGQVQEMVRRLLSLAAAPGADAADALACAICHAHGGQGLGRFATAGYRLKRGRLVARGTAA, encoded by the coding sequence ATGTGCAGGACGTCTATACGACTGCGGCGATCGACGAGTGACCGTTTCAGGGACGCGAAAGCGAACGTCATTCCCGCGCAAGCGGGAATCCAGGATTGGCGGCGGCTGCATCCATGTAGCGCGGTATCGATTTTCCCTGGGCTCCCGCCTGCGCGGGAGCGACGTCAAGTGCGCGGGCCGGAACTCGAAACGGGCATAGTGCCAGGAGCACCCATCACGCGCATCCTCGGCATCGATCCCGGCCTGCGAACGACCGGCTACGGCGTCCTCGATCGGGACGGCAATCGCCTCGTCTATGTCGCGAGCGGCTGCGTGCGCTCCGTCGGATCCGAGCTGCCGGTGCGGCTGAAGAGCATCCTGGAGGGCTTGAGCGAGGTGATCGCGCGCCATGCCCCGCACCAGGTCGCGATCGAACAGGTGTTCGTCAACGTCAATCCGCAATCCACCTTGCTGCTGGGACAGGCGCGAGGCACCGCGATTTGCGCCGCCGTGCTCTCCGGCTTGCCGGTGGCGGAGTACACCGCGCTGCAGATCAAGCAAGCCGTGGTCGGCACCGGGCACGCGGCCAAGGGCCAGGTGCAGGAGATGGTGCGCCGTTTGTTGAGTCTCGCCGCTGCGCCGGGAGCCGATGCGGCCGACGCGCTCGCGTGCGCGATCTGTCATGCGCATGGCGGCCAGGGCCTGGGACGCTTCGCCACCGCAGGCTATCGGCTCAAGCGCGGCCGGCTGGTGGCGCGAGGCACAGCGGCGTGA
- the ruvA gene encoding Holliday junction branch migration protein RuvA, with the protein MIGRISGVLLEKNPPQILVDVRGVAYEVDVPMSTFYNLPQTGAEVMLHTHLVVREDAHLLFGFGTDAERAAFRQLLRISGIGARIALAVLSGLSVTDLQQAVSAQDSARLVKIPGIGKKTAERLLLELRDKLPATAAAAHSGAPAAAPGSDVLNALLALGYNDKEAAWAVKQIEPSSSVGEAIRQCLRLLSKA; encoded by the coding sequence GTGATCGGACGCATCAGCGGCGTGCTGCTGGAGAAGAATCCGCCGCAGATCCTGGTTGACGTGCGCGGGGTGGCGTACGAAGTCGACGTGCCGATGAGCACGTTCTACAACCTGCCGCAAACCGGGGCCGAGGTCATGCTTCATACGCACCTGGTGGTGCGCGAGGACGCGCATCTGCTGTTCGGCTTCGGCACCGATGCCGAGCGCGCGGCGTTTCGCCAGCTGCTGCGCATCAGCGGCATCGGTGCGCGTATCGCCTTGGCGGTGCTGTCGGGCCTTTCGGTGACCGACCTGCAGCAGGCGGTGAGCGCGCAGGACAGCGCTCGCCTGGTGAAGATCCCCGGCATCGGCAAGAAGACCGCCGAGCGGTTGCTGCTGGAACTGCGCGACAAGCTGCCCGCCACAGCGGCGGCCGCGCATTCGGGTGCACCCGCCGCCGCCCCGGGGAGCGACGTCCTGAACGCCTTGCTGGCCCTGGGCTACAACGACAAGGAAGCCGCCTGGGCGGTGAAGCAGATCGAGCCCTCGTCTTCGGTCGGCGAAGCGATCCGGCAATGCCTGCGGCTGCTATCGAAGGCGTGA
- the ruvB gene encoding Holliday junction branch migration DNA helicase RuvB codes for MLEPDRLISAAPLTSQEEALERALRPRLLADYVGQEKVREQLGIFIEAARRRKEPLDHVLLFGPPGLGKTTLAHIVAREMGVNLRQTSGPVLERAGDLAALLTNLEPMDVLFIDEIHRLSPVVEEILYPALEDFQIDIMIGEGPAARSVKLDLPPFTLVGATTRAGMLTNPLRDRFGIVARLEFYNEQELCTIVRRSASLLDVAVDADGAAEIARRARGTPRVANRLLRRVRDFAQVRAEGAVTREVADAALHMLDVDPLGLDLMDRKLLMAVIERFAGGPVGVDNLAAAIGEERDTIEDVLEPYLIQQGYMQRTPRGRIATPSAYRHFGLAAPRPNSTPDLWDQPLR; via the coding sequence ATGCTAGAACCCGACCGGCTCATTTCGGCCGCGCCCCTCACATCGCAAGAGGAAGCGCTCGAGCGCGCGCTGCGGCCGCGGCTTCTCGCCGATTATGTCGGGCAGGAGAAGGTGCGCGAGCAGCTCGGCATCTTCATCGAGGCGGCGCGGCGGCGCAAGGAGCCGCTCGACCACGTGCTGCTGTTCGGGCCGCCAGGGCTGGGCAAGACCACGCTCGCCCACATCGTCGCGCGCGAGATGGGGGTGAATCTGCGCCAGACCTCGGGGCCCGTGCTCGAGCGCGCCGGCGATCTCGCCGCACTGCTCACCAACCTCGAGCCGATGGACGTGCTCTTCATCGACGAGATCCATCGCCTGTCGCCGGTGGTGGAGGAGATCCTCTATCCGGCGCTGGAGGATTTTCAGATCGACATCATGATCGGCGAAGGCCCGGCCGCGCGCTCGGTGAAGCTCGATCTGCCGCCCTTCACGCTGGTCGGCGCCACGACGCGCGCCGGCATGCTGACCAATCCCTTGCGCGATCGCTTCGGCATCGTGGCGCGGCTCGAGTTCTACAACGAGCAGGAGCTGTGCACTATCGTGCGCCGATCCGCGAGCTTGCTCGATGTTGCGGTCGATGCCGACGGAGCGGCCGAGATCGCCCGCCGCGCGCGCGGTACGCCGCGCGTGGCCAACCGGCTGCTGCGCCGTGTGCGCGATTTCGCCCAAGTGAGAGCCGAGGGCGCGGTTACGCGGGAGGTGGCGGATGCGGCCTTGCACATGCTCGACGTCGACCCGCTCGGCCTGGATTTGATGGATCGCAAGCTCCTGATGGCCGTGATCGAGCGCTTTGCCGGCGGGCCGGTGGGCGTGGACAATCTCGCCGCCGCGATCGGCGAAGAGCGCGACACGATCGAGGACGTGCTGGAGCCGTACCTGATCCAGCAAGGCTACATGCAGCGCACCCCCCGTGGCCGCATCGCCACGCCCAGCGCCTACCGGCACTTCGGCCTGGCCGCGCCGCGGCCGAATTCGACGCCGGATCTCTGGGACCAGCCGCTACGTTGA
- the ybgC gene encoding tol-pal system-associated acyl-CoA thioesterase, giving the protein MTLERADDEPVFRWRLRVYWEDTDGAGIVYYANYLKYLERARTELLRVLGCDQQELARREGVVFVVRAIAAEFLRPARLDDELIVVISRLSAAASRVEMEQYVARDNERLLEASVKLACVNIDSFLPVRLPRSLRELLADRSSGRPKTE; this is encoded by the coding sequence ATGACGCTTGAACGCGCAGACGATGAGCCCGTTTTCCGCTGGCGGCTGCGCGTCTATTGGGAGGACACCGACGGTGCCGGTATCGTTTACTACGCGAATTACCTCAAATATCTGGAGCGCGCCCGTACGGAATTGCTGCGTGTGCTGGGATGCGATCAGCAGGAGCTCGCGCGCCGCGAGGGCGTGGTGTTTGTCGTGCGTGCCATTGCGGCGGAGTTCCTGCGCCCGGCGCGTCTGGATGACGAATTGATTGTCGTCATCTCCCGACTGAGCGCGGCCGCAAGCCGGGTCGAGATGGAGCAATACGTCGCCCGCGACAATGAACGTCTGCTCGAAGCCAGCGTCAAATTGGCCTGTGTTAATATCGATTCGTTCCTTCCGGTCCGTCTTCCGCGCAGTCTGCGAGAGCTGCTTGCGGACCGATCCTCGGGGCGGCCAAAAACCGAATGA
- the tolQ gene encoding protein TolQ, translating to MNVAVTQDLSVVSLIANASVLVQLVMAGLLLASLFSWYYIFRKYYNLRRAHRQTDEFEKDFWSGGNLNELYQAAVNSRHGSGSLERIFEAGYREFSKLRRPGHDIAAVMDGTRRAMRATYQREVELLESHLSFLASVGSVSPYVGLFGTVWGIMNAFRGLANVAQATLAQVAPGIAEALIATAMGLFAAIPAVVAYNRFAGDVNRLATRFESFMEEFSNILQRQAAA from the coding sequence ATGAACGTCGCAGTCACGCAGGATCTTTCCGTAGTAAGCCTCATCGCGAATGCGAGCGTACTGGTCCAGTTGGTCATGGCAGGGCTGCTGCTCGCGTCCCTGTTCTCCTGGTACTACATCTTCCGCAAGTACTACAACCTGCGGCGCGCGCACCGGCAGACCGACGAGTTCGAGAAGGACTTCTGGTCGGGCGGCAACCTGAACGAGCTCTACCAGGCGGCGGTGAATTCTCGCCACGGTTCGGGCAGCCTCGAGCGCATCTTCGAAGCCGGCTATCGCGAGTTCTCCAAGCTGCGCCGGCCCGGCCACGACATCGCCGCGGTCATGGACGGCACACGGCGCGCGATGCGCGCAACCTACCAGCGGGAAGTCGAGCTGCTCGAATCGCATCTGTCATTCCTCGCCTCGGTGGGATCGGTAAGCCCCTATGTCGGCCTGTTCGGCACCGTGTGGGGCATCATGAACGCCTTCCGCGGGCTGGCGAACGTCGCGCAGGCGACACTTGCGCAGGTCGCGCCAGGCATCGCCGAAGCGCTGATCGCCACCGCCATGGGCCTCTTCGCAGCGATCCCGGCCGTGGTGGCCTACAACCGGTTCGCGGGCGATGTGAACCGGCTCGCCACGCGCTTCGAAAGCTTCATGGAAGAGTTCTCCAACATCCTGCAGCGCCAGGCAGCCGCCTGA
- the tolR gene encoding protein TolR: protein MERRSGRRLMNQINVVPYIDVMLVLLVIFMVTAPMVSPGQVDLPSVAKSSQPAVAPMEVSIRADESIWLRDRSQQGADEVRMDRARLLQAIREKQQKNPDQAVVIAADKSVRYEAVLNVMDMLQQNQVSKVGLLAKPR, encoded by the coding sequence ATCGAGCGCCGCAGCGGCCGCCGGCTCATGAACCAGATCAACGTCGTGCCCTACATCGACGTCATGCTGGTGCTGCTGGTGATCTTCATGGTGACCGCGCCCATGGTGAGTCCCGGCCAGGTCGACTTGCCTTCGGTCGCCAAGTCGAGTCAGCCGGCGGTTGCGCCGATGGAGGTCAGCATTCGCGCCGACGAGAGCATCTGGCTACGCGATCGAAGCCAGCAAGGGGCGGACGAGGTGCGCATGGACCGGGCCCGCCTGCTGCAAGCGATCCGCGAAAAGCAGCAGAAAAACCCCGACCAGGCCGTCGTCATCGCCGCCGACAAGAGCGTGCGCTACGAAGCGGTCCTGAACGTGATGGACATGCTGCAGCAGAACCAGGTCAGCAAGGTCGGGCTGCTCGCGAAGCCGCGCTGA
- the tolA gene encoding cell envelope integrity protein TolA — protein MNWTADRDEPGKITSGVLAVVVHIAFFALLVLGVSWQHRAPATVEVELWNNLPPLPQAKTPPPPPPKIEPKPEVKPQPPQPKVEVKPAPEPKPVAKPDIVLEKEKQEKALREHEERERERQKAEALKREQLAKAEAIKREQIAKAEAKKREDAEKQKLAALERDRREKQDQIEKLRRDQEKAVEALRQQQASAQAKMVDEYKRRISDKIRRYVVKDPCASLGNPEIVFEAILLPDGNTLQPPRIKRSSGSAACDDAVLRAVIRAQPLPLPPDPVLMAQFRELNLNFRPNE, from the coding sequence ATGAACTGGACTGCAGACCGCGACGAACCGGGGAAGATCACCTCCGGGGTGCTGGCGGTGGTGGTGCACATCGCCTTTTTCGCGCTGCTCGTGCTCGGCGTGAGCTGGCAGCATCGCGCACCGGCTACGGTCGAAGTCGAGCTTTGGAACAATCTTCCGCCGCTGCCGCAGGCGAAGACTCCGCCGCCGCCGCCGCCCAAGATCGAGCCGAAGCCGGAAGTGAAGCCGCAGCCACCGCAGCCCAAGGTCGAGGTCAAGCCCGCGCCGGAGCCGAAGCCGGTCGCCAAGCCCGACATCGTGCTGGAGAAGGAGAAGCAGGAGAAGGCGCTGCGCGAGCACGAGGAACGGGAGAGGGAACGGCAGAAGGCCGAGGCGCTCAAGCGCGAGCAGCTGGCGAAGGCCGAGGCGATCAAACGCGAGCAAATCGCGAAGGCCGAGGCGAAGAAGCGCGAGGACGCGGAGAAGCAGAAGCTCGCCGCGCTGGAGCGGGATCGCCGCGAAAAGCAAGACCAAATCGAAAAACTGAGGCGTGACCAGGAAAAGGCAGTCGAGGCGTTGCGCCAGCAGCAAGCCTCGGCGCAAGCGAAGATGGTGGACGAATACAAGCGCCGCATCAGCGACAAGATCCGGCGCTACGTGGTGAAGGATCCCTGCGCGTCGCTCGGTAACCCCGAGATCGTGTTCGAGGCCATCCTGCTGCCCGACGGCAATACGCTGCAGCCGCCGCGCATCAAGCGCTCGAGCGGCAGTGCGGCTTGTGACGACGCGGTATTGCGCGCGGTGATCCGGGCGCAGCCGCTGCCGCTGCCGCCGGACCCGGTGC